TACCCATCTCAAGCAGTGACTGACTGTCAAAAATATGGAGTTGTAAGAATTCTGAACAAGTAGTCCACTAGAATACATAAAATTAGCACTTAAGTTAGCTGTTGAACTATCACATCCaagcatatatattttttatatgtttatatctATAGCATGCTGTCTCACACAAAAGCCCATTGGATTTGAAATATAGACATGCGCAGGGTCAGCCTCAcaatttaactaataaagtTAGTGCACCCAAGATTAAAACTCTACAACTTAGTCAAAAAAAGCATACTGGTACTATATGTAAAAAGAAACcaataaaaaatgacaattGAAGTCTTTCATAACACTTAGGGCAACACCGCACCAGAAAAGTGGCACCAATGGAAGAAGTTCCTGCTTTAGTGGTCTCATGTTAAAGACAACTTCTGCATAAAGGACATCATTTGTGAAAAGGTCATGCCTCAAGACTTTCACTCCATTGATATCCCCAACCTACAGGTACAATACAAAATTGTCAATACAGTTCTCCATCCAGCACTATTTGATATCAGATATTCAAGCACAAAAAAGAACACTAAGCTTATTAACCTCTGTGGGGACGCGTATGGGTTCTTTGGGAATGTCATTAAGAGAGAGGCTTGGCACAGTCTTCAAAGTTTCTGGTGGGTCAGGAGTTTCCTGCTTCAATCTTAGTTCCTGTGTTGCGCGCGCAAGTTCAGCAAGATCCTCTTCTGTCATATTGCCTTTCACTTTCTCCAAGATTTCTCTCTCAGCAGCCTCATCACGAGAAGCTTTCTCTGGATCAGGCTGGAAAAAGAAGTCTTGTTGTCATCTCATGAAGCTACTATCTAGGtatcatatataaataggGGCTAAATTTTCAGTCTAAAATGCTCACCCGCATTTCCACAGTTACACAATGAGGATTCTtcaaaatgaatttctcaattaaagGAGAAAAAACGGCTTTAGAACCTTCCTTAGCGATTCGAGCTTTTAGGTCCAACAAAGGCTTCTCATACTTTAAAGGCTCAAACGGATCCCTATCATATATCCATTTACCctgcaaaataaaaatgaattagcATTCCTAGATATAAATTGATAATGCTTCATTTTGAAACAAAGCGAAAAGGTGCAGAACTTACCATGGACCGAAGCATCAGTGATAAACCACGAGGAAATGAGCCTGTGTTATTTTCCCTGAGAGAAAACTCAATTGTATTCATGGATGCCTCCACAGCATCTGTCTCAAATCCTTCCTCTGCTAATTTCCTTAGTGTACTCATGATTAATTCTTCCACCTTTTCAATATCCTCCTCAGCAACATTCTTCAATCCAATGCTAAATTGAGGCTGAAGAAGCTCATCTTCAATCCCACCACCAACAATTGCATCTCCTAGACCACTTTCCAGTAAAATTTTTCTCAAGGGAGAAGCAGGAGTTCCCAACATAAGATGATCCATAAACCCAAGCGCAAGCTCAGTTTCTAAATCCAGAGGTTTATCAGAAAGCAGCCAGTTCAGGCATACcatatgtttctttttaagatCACCTCCTTCACCAGCTGGATATTTCTCAACAATCCTGACTGGCTTTGAGAAAAGTTGCTGCGGCTTGACCTTTGACTCATTTGGAGCTGAACTTGCATCAAACATATCTAGATACTCTGTGTGTGTATATGAGAGAGACACAAAGAGAGAGAAGATAAGATACAATAATCTAAGAGTATGGAATAcaattaaatcattaattagACCATCCAATTTTCAAATAACTTGTTGATATGGAAACTAAGTAGGAGATATGGGACTCCATTGTATAGAGAAGGTACTGGTGTGGCATGAACTCCACCTTCTAAAGCATATACGCTGCTAATTGGATGAACTACGACATGTAGGACCTTAAATGCCGTATCAAATATGTTTAATGGTAGAGTAAATGCCAGATCGACTTCTTTTAGCACAATATGAGTCCCATGGCTCTGGATTAGAGTCCATCAACATGCTAATAGCGAGCATTTTTGCAATAGTGGTTttatataacataaatatagATAAAGGAAATGAAGGAAAAGCTATTAGGCTTTTCTTGCATAAGTATCAATAAAGATGTTATTTAGTACCACTTAGGATGCGTAAGCGCTCAACTGGATCATCATCTCCGTAAAACCATATCCTGGCATTGCTGGGGTGGTAATATTTGCGGTGAAATTCCTGCAATCATATGCATTACAAGTTATAATCATGAGCataaatgtataaatttttttcattaattagaGGTGACCCATGTGCATAAGATCTATAGAAGCACAATAgaatcaaataatatatatgggAAACTCAAATACTCTGCTTGAATGCACAAAtgggaaaaatgaaaatggaaaagCACGTTGATAAATACTTTGCacaaaatagaagaaaatttaagaatatttaactAGAAATAACAACAAGCAAGTGTACTTGCATTCTTCTGCAAGCATAATCATAATTAGCAACTTGGAGACGCAGAATAGACCTGAAATTGCTCAAATGTCAATTGAGGGATGACTTTTGGATCACCTCCACTATCAACCCCATAGGTATTGTCTGGAAATACTGCCTGCAAATCAATTACTCGTAACAGTTAGCATTATAGATAAGAATTAGATGTTTCTTACCAAAAGCATTAGGTGTGATTAGTGTTTTGCACGCAAAACATTacttagatttttctttttttgttcattCTTATAATTCCAATGATTATACAATTCATCAGAGGAGAGTTTCTCTGTTGTTATTACTGGgcatttaaatcattaaagACCCAAGGCACCCTTCAGAGGGAGGAGGATGatcaaagaaaagagaaattgcCTGTTGAGCAGTCCGTCCTAATATATTATCAGGTTGGGAATAGACACCCTTCATCTCATTGAAAACAACACCTGAAATCAAGAAGGCACCAATTAAAGAAGAACTGAAAGTATACCAAGTTATTAGCAATCAGATCAATTCTGTAAGCAGGACATAATTCTATCCAACAAACTTCTATGGCCAAGTTTATTTGCCAAAAGTGGAACCTTTGTAAGATATTTCTTCTGAAGGATCATTGAGCTCGAAATGCCAACCCTCCTGTTGAAAAGTTTGGTAGTCCTCGACACATTTAGGGAAGAAAACAGCATCGAGGTATACATCAACCAAATTGTAGAAATCCTTTTAGAAAATAAGAGCCACatattaaaatcgaaactcAATACAAAAATAGATTAAGAAATCCAAGATCGAAGGGCCAGTGCCCAAAACACCTCCTGGCTGTTGTTACCTTGGTATTTGTGGAGGCGACCGGGTAGCAAGTCCTATCAGGATAGGTGAAGGCATTCAGAAAAGTATGCAAGCTTCCTTTCAATAACTCAACAAACGGTTCCTTCAAAGGGTACTTCCTTGACCCACATAAGACACTGTGTTCCAATATGTGTGGAATGCCAGTTGAATCCTTGCTGCATTGCAGCATTAGCAATTAGAACCAAGGAGgtgattataaatttaagcaactttcaattcaaaaaaagaaaaaaggcaaAGGCGGTGtctttgtatatatataaatatatatacacacttACGGAGGAGTACGGAAAACAATGCCAAAGACTTTattctcatcatcattagAAACAGACATAATTTCAGCACCAGTTTTTTTATGCCTAAAGAGTTCAGCTTTAGATTTACACTCCTCAATAAACTCTTCAGACACTTTCTGAAATCCAAGCTTCTCAGCAACCTCACTTGGCACACCACCAGCAACATCTATATCCACATTACAATCAAAATTAGTAACCTTTTACAATCTGTTccatataaaattcaaaactcTTGATTACCAGAATAATTAAGATTGAGCTCAGAACAAAAATATTCAATCTTTATAAACATAGAGGGGTACCTGGAGAAGAGGGAGCTGGGTGTGTGGCTACAGCAGCAGGGGAAAGAGAGGAGAAGTGTTTATTGAAGCGGGAAGAAGAGGAGGATGAAGTGGCAGCAACAGGGAATAACCGCCAATTACGACGGTGGAGGAGGGAGCGTCTGGTGGAGAGAGCGGTTATTGGACGGTGGAGGTGATgtgaagaagagaaagagcgAGAGAATCTGCGAGGCAAAATGAATCTGCTGTAAGCAAGAGAGGAACAAGAAAGAGAGCGAAGGAGAGCTTTTCCCTCCATAATAAGTAGGATTGGATAACCCTAACAATGCccaagagaagagaaaaagttGCAGACTTTGCTCTTTTTAATTCAGTTTATGGTAAGGTAAGGTATGGGTCTGAGTTCGGGTTTTTTTGGGGTTTTGTTTTGATTGGAGAGAgggaaaaaaaatatcaagagACTAGTCTCTGTTTCTGGTGGCAGTGGGAATGGCCAAGTTTTGGGTTTTCTTTTATGGttcacaaaaatataattaaaaacaagaaaatggaaaaaagaaaaaggggaaaTTTCTGTGCTCTAAGCAAACTTAGATTGATTGATTATTACTTGGAGGGGCAGAAAAGGTTTGAATCTCTTTTTTGGGCTCATTtgtttaatctttttcttgttcGACAAGTGAGAGAGGGACGTCGGTCAAGAGAATTGCAGATATTATACAATTGGTCTTTAGTGAAAAATTATGGTCATTCATTGTAAAAGAAAGAATCTTTGTgttcaaatgaaaatagaagttagcaaaagaagaatagtaatacaaaatgcttgaaatcagaattgttattattaatgaatacTACCCTCAAATCAGACCATGTacatatataacaaaaaatttattataaaaaaagtgttatttgaatttatacaTTGACCATTAAGATGGGGTAACAAAAGCTTGTGTTTCTTATAAGAACACTCGAATCAGCTTTAGCTAGGTCTTCTTTACTTGATTTCGAGATTAATGCTGCTGCAACAGATTTGAATCCAGAtcatatttgattataatcATCTTGTCTCTATCCATGCATGTTTTCACTTTGACTGTCGCTCTACTTGCATACTCAATTGAAATGGCAAACCAATGACTTCGGATTCCAATATCTACATTGCAATTTCTTGGCACTTTCCGCGGTAGGCCAGAACCAACGTGAAAATCGAATTCTATTGTAGCAAAAAACCAACGTTTACTTTTGATAAACAATTGCAAAAGACCATACTTTTGAGATCACTTTATTTATGGTCTTTCTTTACATAGTCCCATCACAACCCATTTCGTGATTCACTAATCTCTTTTCcatttcttctcttctcttctctttctgtCAATGATGAATCCAAGTGCAAATGAGATAGCATACCAGCTTGGTTCATTCTTTCGAGCATACAAAGATGGACGAGTAGAAAGGTTCTTTGGCACAGATAGAATCCCTGCATCCATCAATTCCCCACATGGCATTTCATTTAAAGATGTTCAAATTGTGCAAGAAACAGGCGTATCAGCGCGTGTATTCATTCCTACCAACACAAATTCGGGCCAAAGGCTTCCTCTCCTAGTCTATTTTCACGGTGGAGGCTTTCTCATTGGCTCACCATTTTGTTCCGCGTACCACAATTGTGTTACATCTATTGTTACTAAAGCTAACATTATTGCTATTTCTGTTGACTATAGGTTGGCTCCTGAGCACCCTATTCCTATAGCTTATGAAGATTCATGGGCTGCACTCAAATGGATAGCTTCACATTGTGATGGTGGAGGTCCTGAATCTTGGTTAAATGATCATGCAGATTTTGGCAGAGTTTTTCTGGGTGGTGATAGTGCTGGTGCCAATATTGCACATAACATGGGGATCCAGGCAGGAGTCGAAGGTCTAAATGGAGTTAAAGTACTGGGAATTTGTTTGGTTCATCCATATTttggaaggaaagaaagtGGGGTGGATGAGTGTTGGACCTTTGTTAGCCCAAAAACAAGTGGGTTCAATGATTTGAGGATCAACCCATCTTTGGACTCAAGGTTGGCTAGGTTGGGTTGCAGCAAAGTGCTGATTTTTGTTGCTGAAAAAGATAAGTtgaaagagagaggagtgtTCTATTATGAGACATTGAGGGAGAGTGAGTGGGATGGAGAGGTGGAGATTGTGGAGACTGAAGGAGAAGAGCATGTCTTTCATTTGTTCAACCCAAGTTGTGAGAATGCTTTTGCCCTGTTGAAAAAGTTTGCTTCTTTTATCAATCAAAGGTTGATTAGCTAGGATGAGATATATTTGGTCAAATCTAATGTAATTGAATACTTTGTATTGGCATAATGTGGCCATCCTTATTTCTGCTCATATATTGAATCATGTTTAGTTCTTATCAAAGATCAAATCTTTCATCCCCATCTCAAGCAGTGACTGACTGTTAAGAATATGGAGGTGTAAGAATTGTGAATAAATACTTCATCAGAAGTAACATTAAAACAACACTTAAGTGAGCTGTTTAACTATCACATTCAAACATGTCTATGTTTATGTTTTATATCTGTAGCATGATGCTTTCTCAGACAAAAGCTCACTCGGCTTGTAACATAACAAGCACAGCCTCACCTGCTAAAGCAGATATGGCTGCAAAAGTTAGATGAACTATGCCACATAGGACTCCCAGTGCCTATCAAATATGCTTAAGGGGTAGAGTAGACGCCAGATCAACTCCTTTTTAGCACAAATATGAGCCCCATAGCTCTTGATTACAATCCACATCAACAAGCTAAAGAGAATACTGAGTAGTTTCCAAGAGTAAAGATATAGATATAGATAAAGGAaatggaaagaagaaaatattgtAAGGCATATCTTGCATAATGCATCAATAAAGATgttatttaatactaattaaaatgcATAAGTGCTTAACTGAATTATATCTGATAGTATTTATGGTGAAATTTTTACAATATTTGTccaaaaaataagagagagtGATATGCATTAATTATTAAGACAAGTGACAAATGTATCACATTTTCCACTTTACTTATATggaaatatatgttttaaatatttaaaaacccCTAATAGAACTTTGGATATTACAGATATGAGTTGTTGGTTTGTTGAGAAGCTAGCAATTATGGGGATGGGGGCAGGTGAGATTTGAAGTGCTCATCATAGAGACAATAATTATGGTTATAATACTGGTAAAGTTGTGATAGTTGAGAAgaaatttgtttcttctttccaATTGAAGAATATAGACTTTTTTTTCAAGGAAAAGATTTAAACTTCATCAAATAATTGCCATATTATTCAAAAGGGTTCTAGTCCAAAACAAGGAAAAAGTAAAGCTTAGACACAAGGTTGTATTCAGAAAACAAGGAAACTATGATAATGATTTGATCAGGGCTTATCTTGACAAATGAAAGATACAATATTTTGAACCATAATCTTGGCATTCTCATTCTCAGGATTGAACAAATGAAACACATGGTTCTCTTCTTTAGCTTCAATTATCTCCACACTTCCTCCCCAACCACTCTTTCTCAAACTCTCATAATAAAACCATCCTCTATCTTTCAAAAAATCCTTCTCAGCAACAAATATAAGCACCTTATTGCAACCTAGAGTTGCAAGTTTTGGATCAGTAGCAGGATTTATTAAAGGATCATCACAACCACTTGTTGTAGGACATGCAAAATACCAAATCCCATTGATCTTTAATCTTACTTCTGAATCTTTAGCCTCATTGCCAACAGGTTCTTTACCCCAAAAGTAAGGATGTATTAGAACAATCCCTATAACATTAATCCCAAACAACTTCTCTTCACCATATCTCATGCCCATGTGATGTGCTATATTAGCACCAGCACTGTCTCCTGCAAGAAACACCTTGCCCAGATCAGCATAGCAATTCAACCACTCTTCAGGACCATTTCCATTGAAATGAGATGCAGCCCATTTGAGCGCTGTCCAAGAATCATCATATGCAGCAGGCAGATGATGCTCTGGTGCTCTCCTGTAATCCACAGAAACTATCATGATATTAGCCTGGGAAGCTAATCTGTTACAGAAGTTATGATAGTTCGGGGAGTAAGGAGTTTCAATAACAAATCCACCGCCATGATAGTAAACCAGGAGGGGAAGTTTTTGGTCAGGATTGATGTTTTTGGGAAGGTAAAGTCTTGAAGATAAATTGAGATCTCGTGAGTAGACAACATCTTGAGATTGGACATTGGTTTTGGAATCAAGAGAAGGAGGGATAATATCTGTGCCCATAAATCTTTCTACTCTGCCACTTTTGTATGTGCGGAGAAAAGGAGGGAAATCATGaacaatttcttcttcttcatcaggTTTTCTTGAATCCATATCTCAAGAGCTTTTTAGTTGCAGAGAAGAGGAGGGATGATATGAGGTTAACTCTTAACTCTTTACATGGAAACTGCCagctatatataatatattatcttgAGTGTCAGGATTTCATCATATGCATATACTAATTATGTAAAAACACTTATATGTTAGCTTTTATAATTCagaaatttttagaaaaaagttCATAGAATATGAAGACAAAGGCTCAATTACAAACTGTTATTCTAGTTTACTGATTATAAAGTTCTAACATATGgtaaacttttataaaaaagaaattgaataataagaaatcaacTCACGTAAGCAATGACGTTTGAAGATATTGACTCAGTGAGTCACAATTAAGTAGCTAGTTTGGCAGATTCTGTAATGAAGTTTTCTTCTTGATGTGTCCATGTATCATGACTCATGAGAGTCTTGTTATAAGTATACTTCTTAtgtgaataatttaaataataagacGAATGGCGAAAATGACTTACATTTATATAATGTATTTTTTCAGTAATTCAAATCATatctcaaaatataaaatatttatttatatgttatttatatattatagtttatATATCAAGTATAGGTAAGAATTTACGGCTTTAAAAAGTGAGCTATTTAgggattcttttattatatatgaacatatttcttttctttttaagtgtTTGTATGTTATGCCATTGTTTTCTGTTTGGTTCTtatgttttatgttcttaacAGTTAATGACATCCTATGAAAAGATCCAAACACTGATATATCATATAATCCATAACATCATTATCAAAAGcagaaaacaacaaaataaataaacaaagaattataaaaacaaatataataatattgagCAATAACAGACATACCTAAAAATATTCCAGCTAAACTAACACTGTTTTAGCAGACCCCCAACACATCCATTAGCTTCACCTTATGTAATTGTGTTCATCCTTGATGAATGAAGCAAATCTTTTGATTAGAGCAACAGAATTCTCACTTGTCaaattgtcaatatgaaaGCAATGCCCTTCATCTTTGTTTTCTACAATCTCTACATTTCCTTTCCACCCACTTCTCTTCAACTCGTCATAGTACCATTGCCCCACTGCTCTCAAATGGTCTTTTTCAGACACAAACACCAATATCTTGTCACAACCAAGCTTGGCCAAATCTTCTGCACTTGGTTTGAGTCTTGGATCATCCAACCCATCATTGGACGGGCACATATATAACCACATTTTGTCATCATCCGTACCACCAAAATATGGATGCACCAATACCATACCAACTACTTTCACTCCGGGTAGACCCATTGACCCTATCCGTACCACTAAGTTGTGAGAAATGTTACCTCCAGCACTATCTCCACCAACGAAAACCTGCTCAAAATCCGCATGCTCATTCAGCCAAGACTCAGGTCCATCCCCATTTACATGGGTTGCTACCCATTGAAGCCCCGCCCATGAATCCTCATAACAAGCGGGTATAGGTCGATCCGGAAACAACCCGTACTCTACGGATACTACGATGGCGTTAGCTTCAGCAGCCAAGGTGGAGAGGTATTTTTGGTGAGGTAGAGAAAAAGCGGATTCGAAGCAGAATCCACCACCATGGATGTGAAATAGGAGAGGGAGTTTCCGGGTTGGGTCATGAATAAAGGGCAAGAAAACACGAGCTGATATAGAAGGTTGGGATGATATTAGAACGTCCTTGGAGTTGACTCCTGTAACTGGGTCATTAAAGGGAGGAACTTTATGGATTGGATTAAACATTTGGAGAGTACCATCTTCGTAAACTTTGAAGAAACGAAACTCATGAgctattttattgttaaacGGGTCTGTTGGGCGAGATGGGTCTTTGTTAGATGACAGAGATCGAGCAAAGCATTGCAGAGAAATGTTTTGAAGAGAAGGAGAAAGAGCAGAGTAGTAAAGAGTGTGGATTTCTTGTTTTTTCGAAGAAATAAGGTAATGAGAATGCCCTGGAAATGGGAAACGAACGTTGAAATGACAAAGTGAGCGACAAAGAAACATTGCCTGCTTTATTTGAAGATATATGTATGTTAATATGATAGAATTATTGAGGTTTGTAATTGTATTGGGTACCTGAAAGAGCTCGACTTTCTGTTGAGAATTAGCAGGCGCTAGGTTTGTTTCTACTCTTTTTCCAGCTATTACAAGCACAAAGGACAagtctttctttgcattttacTATGATGTTTTTAGAACTTGTGTTGCTGTTTTCAGTATATGGAGTTAATTTCTATTGGCCA
The nucleotide sequence above comes from Ricinus communis isolate WT05 ecotype wild-type chromosome 6, ASM1957865v1, whole genome shotgun sequence. Encoded proteins:
- the LOC8275328 gene encoding 2-hydroxyisoflavanone dehydratase, with the translated sequence MFLCRSLCHFNVRFPFPGHSHYLISSKKQEIHTLYYSALSPSLQNISLQCFARSLSSNKDPSRPTDPFNNKIAHEFRFFKVYEDGTLQMFNPIHKVPPFNDPVTGVNSKDVLISSQPSISARVFLPFIHDPTRKLPLLFHIHGGGFCFESAFSLPHQKYLSTLAAEANAIVVSVEYGLFPDRPIPACYEDSWAGLQWVATHVNGDGPESWLNEHADFEQVFVGGDSAGGNISHNLVVRIGSMGLPGVKVVGMVLVHPYFGGTDDDKMWLYMCPSNDGLDDPRLKPSAEDLAKLGCDKILVFVSEKDHLRAVGQWYYDELKRSGWKGNVEIVENKDEGHCFHIDNLTSENSVALIKRFASFIKDEHNYIR
- the LOC8275324 gene encoding presequence protease 1, chloroplastic/mitochondrial-like, which produces MEGKALLRSLSCSSLAYSRFILPRRFSRSFSSSHHLHRPITALSTRRSLLHRRNWRLFPVAATSSSSSSRFNKHFSSLSPAAVATHPAPSSPDVAGGVPSEVAEKLGFQKVSEEFIEECKSKAELFRHKKTGAEIMSVSNDDENKVFGIVFRTPPKDSTGIPHILEHSVLCGSRKYPLKEPFVELLKGSLHTFLNAFTYPDRTCYPVASTNTKDFYNLVDVYLDAVFFPKCVEDYQTFQQEGWHFELNDPSEEISYKGVVFNEMKGVYSQPDNILGRTAQQAVFPDNTYGVDSGGDPKVIPQLTFEQFQEFHRKYYHPSNARIWFYGDDDPVERLRILSEYLDMFDASSAPNESKVKPQQLFSKPVRIVEKYPAGEGGDLKKKHMVCLNWLLSDKPLDLETELALGFMDHLMLGTPASPLRKILLESGLGDAIVGGGIEDELLQPQFSIGLKNVAEEDIEKVEELIMSTLRKLAEEGFETDAVEASMNTIEFSLRENNTGSFPRGLSLMLRSMGKWIYDRDPFEPLKYEKPLLDLKARIAKEGSKAVFSPLIEKFILKNPHCVTVEMRPDPEKASRDEAAEREILEKVKGNMTEEDLAELARATQELRLKQETPDPPETLKTVPSLSLNDIPKEPIRVPTEVGDINGVKVLRHDLFTNDVLYAEVVFNMRPLKQELLPLVPLFCQSLLEMGTKDLTFVQLNQLIGRRTGGISVYPFTSSVRGLAEPCSHIIVRGKAMAGRAEDLFDLVNRVLQEVQFTDQQRFKQFVSQSKARMENRLRGSGHGIAAARMDAKLNVAGWISEQMGGVSYLEFLQGLEEKVDQDWPLVSSSLEEIRSSLLSRNSCLINLTADGKNLTNSEKLVGKFLDLLPSNSFADNAAWNARLSPGNEAIVIPTQVNYVGKAANLYDTGYQLNGSAYVISKYISNTWLWDRVRVSGGAYGGFCDFDTHSGVFSFLSYRDPNLLKTLDVYDGTGDFLRDIEMDDDTLTKAIIGTIGDVDAYQLPDAKGYSSLLRYLLGVTEDERQRRREEILSTSLKDFKEFADAIDAVKSKGVVVAVASPEDVDVANKEFPNYFQVKKAL
- the LOC8275327 gene encoding probable carboxylesterase 12; amino-acid sequence: MDSRKPDEEEEIVHDFPPFLRTYKSGRVERFMGTDIIPPSLDSKTNVQSQDVVYSRDLNLSSRLYLPKNINPDQKLPLLVYYHGGGFVIETPYSPNYHNFCNRLASQANIMIVSVDYRRAPEHHLPAAYDDSWTALKWAASHFNGNGPEEWLNCYADLGKVFLAGDSAGANIAHHMGMRYGEEKLFGINVIGIVLIHPYFWGKEPVGNEAKDSEVRLKINGIWYFACPTTSGCDDPLINPATDPKLATLGCNKVLIFVAEKDFLKDRGWFYYESLRKSGWGGSVEIIEAKEENHVFHLFNPENENAKIMVQNIVSFICQDKP
- the LOC8275326 gene encoding probable carboxylesterase 5, which translates into the protein MMNPSANEIAYQLGSFFRAYKDGRVERFFGTDRIPASINSPHGISFKDVQIVQETGVSARVFIPTNTNSGQRLPLLVYFHGGGFLIGSPFCSAYHNCVTSIVTKANIIAISVDYRLAPEHPIPIAYEDSWAALKWIASHCDGGGPESWLNDHADFGRVFLGGDSAGANIAHNMGIQAGVEGLNGVKVLGICLVHPYFGRKESGVDECWTFVSPKTSGFNDLRINPSLDSRLARLGCSKVLIFVAEKDKLKERGVFYYETLRESEWDGEVEIVETEGEEHVFHLFNPSCENAFALLKKFASFINQRLIS